In Vibrio sp. STUT-A11, a genomic segment contains:
- the rpsH gene encoding 30S ribosomal protein S8 yields the protein MSMQDPISDMLTRVRNGQAANKVAVKMPSSKLKVAIAALLKAEGYIVDFAVEGEAKPELEVTLKYFQAKPVIEQLKRVSRPGLRVYKKKDQLPSVMGGLGIAIVSTSKGLMSDRAARKAGLGGEIICYVA from the coding sequence ATGAGCATGCAAGATCCGATTTCGGATATGCTGACCCGTGTTCGTAACGGTCAGGCAGCAAACAAAGTTGCTGTTAAAATGCCTTCTTCAAAGCTTAAAGTTGCAATTGCTGCACTACTAAAAGCTGAAGGTTACATCGTTGACTTCGCTGTTGAAGGCGAAGCAAAACCTGAGCTAGAAGTTACTCTTAAGTACTTCCAAGCTAAACCAGTAATCGAGCAACTTAAACGTGTTTCTCGTCCAGGTCTACGTGTTTACAAGAAGAAAGATCAACTTCCTTCTGTAATGGGTGGTCTTGGTATTGCTATCGTTTCTACTTCCAAGGGTCTTATGTCAGACCGCGCTGCACGTAAAGCAGGTCTTGGTGGTGAAATCATCTGCTACGTAGCTTAA
- the rplF gene encoding 50S ribosomal protein L6 — MSRVAKAPVAIPAGVEVKLNGQEITVKGAKGELTRVLNDAVVIAQEENNLTFGPVEGAANAWAQAGTARALVNNMVVGVTEGFTKKLTLKGVGYRAAIKGNAVGLTLGFSHPVEHELPAGIKAECPSQTEIVITGADKQLVGQVAADIRSYRQPEPYKGKGVRYADENVRTKEAKKK; from the coding sequence ATGTCTCGTGTTGCAAAAGCACCTGTCGCTATTCCAGCTGGCGTAGAGGTGAAACTAAACGGCCAAGAAATCACTGTAAAAGGTGCTAAAGGCGAACTAACTCGCGTACTAAACGACGCTGTAGTTATCGCTCAGGAAGAAAACAACCTAACGTTCGGCCCTGTTGAAGGTGCTGCTAATGCTTGGGCTCAAGCAGGTACTGCTCGTGCGCTAGTAAACAACATGGTTGTTGGTGTTACTGAAGGCTTTACTAAGAAGCTAACTCTTAAAGGTGTTGGTTACCGTGCTGCTATTAAAGGCAACGCTGTAGGTCTAACACTAGGCTTCTCACACCCAGTTGAGCACGAGTTGCCAGCGGGTATTAAAGCTGAGTGTCCTAGCCAAACTGAAATTGTGATCACTGGTGCTGACAAGCAACTAGTTGGTCAAGTTGCGGCTGACATTCGTTCTTACCGTCAACCTGAGCCTTACAAAGGTAAAGGTGTTCGTTACGCAGATGAAAATGTGCGTACTAAAGAAGCTAAGAAGAAGTAA
- the rplR gene encoding 50S ribosomal protein L18 produces the protein MDKKASRIRRATRARRKIAELGATRLVVHRTPRHVYAQVIAANGSEVIAAASTVEKAIREQVKYTGNVDAAKAVGKAVAERALEKGVTAVAFDRSGFQYHGRVAALAESAREAGLKF, from the coding sequence ATGGATAAGAAAGCATCTCGCATCCGTCGTGCTACACGTGCACGTCGTAAGATTGCAGAACTGGGTGCGACTCGCCTAGTTGTACACCGTACTCCTCGTCACGTGTACGCACAGGTTATCGCGGCTAATGGCTCTGAGGTTATCGCAGCAGCTTCTACTGTAGAAAAAGCGATCCGTGAGCAAGTGAAATACACTGGTAACGTTGATGCAGCTAAAGCAGTAGGTAAAGCTGTTGCTGAGCGCGCTCTTGAAAAAGGCGTAACTGCAGTTGCATTTGATCGTTCTGGTTTCCAATACCACGGTCGAGTAGCGGCGCTAGCAGAATCTGCTCGCGAAGCTGGTCTGAAATTCTAA
- the rpsE gene encoding 30S ribosomal protein S5, translating into MAKEQQVQANDLQEKLIAVNRVSKTVKGGRIMSFTALTVVGDGNGRVGFGYGKAREVPAAIQKAMEKARRNMTTIALNEGTLHHPVKGRHSGSKVYMQPAAEGTGVIAGGAMRAVLEVAGVHNVLSKAYGSTNPINIVRATIDALGSMKSPEMVAAKRGLTVESISE; encoded by the coding sequence ATGGCTAAAGAACAACAAGTTCAAGCGAATGATTTGCAAGAAAAATTAATCGCAGTTAACCGTGTTTCTAAAACGGTTAAAGGTGGTCGAATCATGAGCTTCACTGCACTAACAGTAGTTGGTGACGGTAATGGTCGTGTAGGTTTCGGTTACGGCAAAGCTCGTGAAGTACCTGCAGCGATTCAAAAAGCAATGGAAAAAGCGCGTCGTAACATGACTACGATCGCTCTAAACGAAGGCACTCTTCACCACCCAGTGAAAGGTCGCCATTCGGGCTCTAAAGTTTACATGCAGCCTGCTGCAGAAGGTACTGGTGTTATCGCAGGTGGTGCGATGCGTGCAGTACTAGAAGTTGCTGGTGTACACAACGTACTATCTAAAGCATACGGTTCTACGAACCCTATCAACATCGTTCGTGCAACGATCGATGCACTAGGTAGCATGAAGTCACCAGAAATGGTTGCTGCTAAACGTGGTCTAACTGTTGAATCTATTTCGGAGTAA
- the rplO gene encoding 50S ribosomal protein L15: MRLNTLAPAAGAKTSAKRVGRGIGSGLGKTGGRGHKGQKSRSGGSVRPGFEGGQMPLKQRLPKFGFTSRKSLVSAEVRLAELAKVSGDVVDLNSLKAANVITKNIEFVKVVLSGEINKAVTVKGLRVTKGAKAAIEAAGGKIED, encoded by the coding sequence ATGCGTTTGAATACTCTAGCACCGGCTGCTGGCGCGAAAACTTCTGCGAAGCGAGTAGGTCGTGGTATCGGTTCAGGCCTAGGTAAAACTGGTGGCCGTGGTCACAAAGGTCAAAAATCACGTTCTGGCGGCAGCGTTCGTCCAGGTTTCGAAGGCGGTCAGATGCCTCTGAAACAACGTCTACCAAAATTCGGTTTCACTTCTCGTAAGAGCCTAGTGTCTGCTGAAGTTCGTCTAGCTGAGCTAGCGAAAGTTTCTGGTGACGTAGTTGATCTTAACAGCCTTAAAGCTGCTAACGTCATCACTAAGAACATCGAATTCGTAAAAGTTGTTCTTTCTGGTGAAATCAACAAAGCAGTGACTGTTAAAGGTCTACGTGTGACTAAAGGCGCTAAAGCTGCAATCGAAGCTGCAGGCGGTAAAATCGAGGATTAA
- the rplE gene encoding 50S ribosomal protein L5, with product MAKLHDYYKSSVVAELTKQFSYTSVMQVPRIEKITLNMGVGEAINDKKLLENAASDMATISGQKPLITKARKSVAGFKIREGYPIGCKVTLRGERMWDFLERLINIALPRVRDFRGVSAKSFDGRGNYSMGVREQIIFPEIDFDKVDRVRGLDITITTSAGTDEEGRALLAAFNFPFRK from the coding sequence ATGGCGAAACTGCATGATTACTACAAGTCGTCTGTAGTCGCTGAACTGACCAAACAGTTCAGCTACACAAGCGTCATGCAAGTCCCTAGAATCGAGAAAATCACCCTAAACATGGGTGTTGGTGAAGCAATCAACGATAAGAAACTGCTAGAAAATGCAGCGTCTGATATGGCAACGATCTCTGGTCAAAAGCCACTTATCACAAAAGCGCGCAAATCTGTTGCAGGTTTCAAAATCCGTGAAGGCTACCCTATCGGTTGTAAAGTAACCTTGCGTGGCGAACGTATGTGGGATTTTCTTGAGCGTTTAATTAACATCGCTCTTCCACGTGTACGTGACTTCCGTGGTGTTAGCGCTAAGTCTTTTGACGGACGCGGTAACTACAGCATGGGCGTTCGCGAGCAAATCATCTTCCCGGAAATCGACTTTGATAAAGTTGATCGAGTACGCGGTCTAGACATCACTATTACGACGTCTGCTGGTACTGATGAGGAAGGCCGTGCTCTGCTGGCTGCCTTTAACTTCCCATTCCGTAAGTAA
- the rpmD gene encoding 50S ribosomal protein L30, translating to MATIKVTQTKSSIGRLPKHKATLRGLGLRKINHTVELEDTPCVRGMINKVYYMVKVEE from the coding sequence ATGGCAACTATTAAAGTAACTCAAACTAAAAGCTCAATTGGTCGTCTACCTAAGCACAAAGCTACTTTGCGCGGTCTAGGTCTTCGTAAAATCAACCACACAGTAGAACTTGAAGATACTCCGTGCGTACGCGGTATGATCAACAAGGTTTACTACATGGTTAAAGTTGAGGAGTAA
- the rpsN gene encoding 30S ribosomal protein S14, whose translation MAKNSMKAREAKRAKLVAKFAEKRAALKAIISDVNASEEDRWNAVLKLQSLPRDSSASRQRNRCNQTGRPHGYLRKFGLSRIKVREACMKGEIPGLRKASW comes from the coding sequence ATGGCTAAAAATTCTATGAAAGCACGTGAAGCAAAACGTGCAAAGCTAGTAGCTAAGTTCGCTGAAAAGCGTGCTGCGCTAAAAGCTATCATCAGCGATGTAAACGCATCTGAAGAAGATCGTTGGAATGCAGTTCTTAAATTGCAATCTCTTCCACGTGATTCAAGTGCATCTCGTCAGCGCAACCGTTGTAACCAAACTGGTCGTCCACACGGTTACCTACGTAAGTTCGGTCTAAGCCGTATCAAAGTTCGTGAAGCTTGCATGAAAGGCGAGATTCCTGGACTTCGTAAGGCTAGCTGGTAA